The genomic stretch tgctcGGCATTTCGGAGGGAATGTTAATTAGCGTACGTTAGAATACAGTTAGCGCATATTAGCTTAGGGCATCTGTTGGCAGCTTAACAACAATGTTAGCAGCGTTGCACttcaaaaaagaaagacaaattaaatactgcaaaaataataaagcctTCTTGTCAATTCATTAACTTTACAAGCCCCCGTGTGGGTTAAAACATGTTCAGGAAAAATGTTTGCTCGTTTTCTTGGTGGCAAACtgtttatacatattttttatgcTTTCCTCCCAGTTTTAAAATCCCTTTGACATAAAGGGTCGGCCAAGATGACAAACTTGGGTGTTAAGGCACTCCTCAGCTGGGTAAGTTCAAACTACTGTTAGTTATACTTTGAAGTACACAATCATTCAGGtgtcagttttaatttttttttttttttactcattttattaaaaaaaatattattttacaggTCAATAGTATCAAGCTGTCAAACAGAGTGGAACGGATTGATGATTTACAGGATGGGGCGGTCCTGGTGGAACTGATTTCTGTGCTGTAAGTGGGAGTGTTGCCATGCAGGGTTAGTTTGTGTAAACAATAATGAGGATCACCATGTTTTTCAAAGCTGTTTAGGTAAAATGGGGACAGAATCATGTGTTAGTGGATTTAGGGAGTTTTGCCTTTTCAGTTGGCTAAAGGATAAacagttttttatatatatataaatagttttAAGCGACTTCATACTTGTATGAAATCGTTTACTTCTTAATTTGCTACATTACAGCTTTACTTTAAAGTGTAACGTGTAATCTCAATCTCCAATGTAAACATTTTagacattcaattcaattttatttatatagcaccaattcacaacaagtcatctcgaggcactttacaaagtcaaattcaatcaaatcatacagttttgtcaaaaagtttcctatcaggaaacccagcagattgcagcATTCaatcctgaaagagcgtagagccacaatgGACAGTCCTCTGCATTGtggatggctttgcagcaatccctcatgctgagcatgcatgaagtgacagtggagaggaaaagtcccctttaacaggaaggaaaacctctgacagtatttgtttaaaatgtattatcacaaaaaacaaaacatactgCAATGTCtagtttttttgtattgtgATTACCAGTGTATAATTATTAGGTATATATTAAATTTCAATACAGGTAATTATACTTGCACTTATACTAAGGTGTCATATCTAAAGTCTGCCATATACAACTGTATCttttttatagtgtatttttctttaaagaataTTCATTTGTTGCATTAAGGtaacttattttttatatttcttggattcattttttaaagctgtataaataaaaagttatgtTATTGTCTAGTGTTTACATTACATACAGATCTTCTAAGTCACTTGTAACGCAGTAGAAATTGGAGAGaaatggtaaatgatcagctttttAGGAAAAGGGTCTCAAGCATTTAATTTTGTGtccaaacaggaaaaaggaacCAGTCCCCAGTTTAAGTAGTTCTTCTGAGGATTGGTTTGGTCTCATTGAAGAGTTCCTTGCAAGTAAGCtggctttttttctcctttttatgcTATCCATGTTTTGCCAACTCTCTATCAAGCTATTCTATTACTTATCCAAGATGCAATTAAGCTCTTCACAGTTCTGCTAGTGACCTAATTGGATTTGAGTGTGCTGCAGAAGAGGCTAAAGTATCCTGGACACATGCCCAGAGGACTTGGGTATTAGACTTCTGTCCTGCAGTTTAGTGCAGTGGTCCCAAGCCCTGGTTCTCAGGGCTCACTGTCCTGCATACTTGAAATGCTTATAGTTTTGAAACTAAGGGGAAACAACACTTCACACGTATTGTTTTGAAACTTCAGATGACGAGATATGAGAATCATGTCTGGAAAGCAACTTCCAACTTATCAGAGCAGATAGTCAACCAACTTTCATACAAATACCAGCGTCTTATACGTGTTACTCTATTACTCTATAAGGAACTGTGTGGCAATTGTAAATATTCTTCTTAATTAATGCGTAAAGTATGGTAATTAAATTTGAAGAACAAGTTTTAACCTATATTTTGCTTACTTTTGTATCAAATTTACAATAAATATTCATAACTTAACTGTAATAATATGTAATTGAATTTGCAACAGTGGGAACGATAGTTGCTTTTCTGATTGGAAAAagtctgattatttttgctgtaGCTGTAATAATTGTGACtttattgttaaaaacaatCTTTTCATGCCCAGGTACCACTATTTCCATATAAATGAAGGTGGCTTTGAGCACCGTTGTCTCATAGGAAGTAACTCTCTGTCTCTTTATCTTCATTAGGGGAGTGCAGGTTTAACCCAACTAAGGGCACCCCTATTTCCTGGGACAGCATTCGGAGGGGAAACAACCTAACAGTGGAAATTGCAAAGGttaaaatcaagataaaaagtgaataaatatatgatacaaacacaaattaaagCTAATTCTAATTAGACTTTGCATTATTCCCAGGTGCTTGTGCTGCTTGTTTATTATGACATGATGAATGAGCGTTGCACTCTCAACACACTGGATTGTGAAGCAGAGGTAAGCAGACCTATGTTATTGTATATAATGCCAAATCATTTGTATTTTGAGTGTTTAGTGCAGTGCTTCTAAATTCATCTAACGTAAATGGATTTGTTACTGGAATTTAATGACCTTATAATGTTTCCCCTCTGTTAGCACGAGCTTGCCAAGCTGACCCTTTCTTTTGTGATGGAGAGTGAGGGCTGTGTTTATCTGAACAAAAGACTTGAGCCATACTTGGCAAAGAAATGTAAGTTTTTGGCAATAAATATCATGGGAAGAGCAGATAGTGTCTCggatacatttaattaaaaatactaCCGTGTCTGGTTTGGATTGAAATGCAAACTGTATGTTTAGATTTGTCAGTGTCCCGAGAAGTCTTTGACCAGACAGCAACCACCTCCACCTCCAGTGTGTCCTCCCCCTCCACTCACTCAGATGATGATTCTCCAGTCTTCCTGCGCACACAAAAAGTCTCTTTTGTTGATCTGGAAACAGTGGCTTCCTCCTCTGTCAGGTATCGATGTGAATTTCCAATTAATCCAGCTTGAGTTTTAGTATGGCCCTCTATATGATATAATGTAACCCAATATAAACTCGGAAACATTTCAGATGTAAGAATCCTATTCTTCAACTtgcttaactttttatttccacagCAAGTCTCCTTTGGTGGAGGTTATGAATACGCCTAAATTTCAGATGAGAAAAATGCAAAGGCAGATTTTGAAGGAGAGAGAATACAGAGATGGTTTGGAAAAAGAGCTAGCCAACACGCTCACACTCATGGCCCAGAAAGGTAGTATAAAAAacgtatatatacatatacataagataacaactaataaaatgtactatatacattttattagttgttatcttAATCAACCCCATTTTTGCTAAGTGCgttgttttgctattttttccccccagaatcACATATCAGTCAATTGCAGTACCGCCTAGATAAGCTGAAAACTGCGCAAGGCGATCAGGAGGAGACCATCACCGAACAAATCCGTGAGCTTGAGGCCAAAAACGACTCGTACGTATTTGAAAATGATCTAAACCGATTGCTAAACACATCTAATGCTTTTATTAAGATCCTTAGTAAGATCTTTGTTTCCCTAGGTTGCAAATGCGCCTGAATGAGCTgctaaaggaaaataaagatttgaAGAATACCTCAGTGGACATGGAGCGGAAAGTGGATGAACTTACAGGAGAAAATGGGGAACTCACCTTTCAGGTAATAAGTTATTAATAGTATCTACTAACTTTCTGTTACATTCAGCAACACTAAACATTTTCCCCGTTTGTTTGCAAGTGTAGCATTAATTGTAAATGTGGTTACATAAGATAAGTCGGTATATGTAGGGTTGGTCTCTTGTTTTATCCCCTTTTGACAAGTGAAAAGCCAAAAGTTAAAGGCCTAATTTTAATGCTGTATTTAAATACTATTGTCAGATGAGAGCAGTGTGTTCCAAGCTGGCGATCTTTGAAGCAGAAAATGGCCAATTGACACAAGCTCAAGCATCTGCTGAGGAGGAGTGGAGGAACAAAACGAGCCATTTGCAGTCTGAACTCAACCAAGCAACCACGCAAAAGGTGGGCTGTGGTTTTACAATAAAACTGTGCAGCACTGGTGCCATTTTActgttactattttttttttaattctggttCCCTGTTTTTCAGGAACTCCTGTCTGAACAAATTCAGATCCTCCATGGAAAGATTTCCTGCTTGGAGGAAGAATTAAGGAAAGCCACCAAAGAGGAATTCGGAGAAAACATGGGTCCTGTAATGGAGGTAAGCCGGGTTTCATATggaaaaattagcttttttatttatgtattttccaggtctgggaaaaacatggaaaaataaaataacatggaaATATGTGTACTCCACACATTGTTTCCTCTATTGTCTAAATGTTGTACTCAATCTTTTCTTCTGTGTCCGTCCTTCCTGCTTCCTAATGTAACTTTGCACTTTCCtccctgattttctttttttttctttactgtatTCCTTGtgcctttctttttgtttattctttcaATCTTTCTGCATCttgctttgctttctttcttctgtCCTTGCTTCCTCCCGTGTCATTCCTTGTTTCCTTcaagcctttttttctctctccaatGACCACATTTGAAGGCTCTTCGCCATAAAAAAGCTCAATTCATAGTGAACTTCTGTATTTTCGATATTGAAATGAAGATAAACGGTAGTCTGCAAAATTGAGTTCGAAAAAGTTGGACTTTTTTAGTTACTGTAAATGTGTCGGGGGAATCTGAGGAACGCCTATAATGTTTTAAAGTTAGTAACAGGTTATCAAATGGCTATAGaaagtttattttcttaaacatttgTTCCATGATAAAAAATGCTTATTAGGTATCTCTTCTTAAATCTCCAGAGAGAAATGTTGGAGACTGAGATTGAAAGTCTGAGGGATGAGCTGCAGAGCACAATTTGCTCCCTGAAACAGGCAGAAGAGCAGATCCAAACCCTAACTCACAAGTTGGCCGAATGTGAGGAAGAAATAGCGCAATATAAAGAGTTACTTAAGCAGCAGAAATCCCAAACTGAAGAAGTGATTCAAGCCAAGGATGAACTTCTGGATAAGATGCGTAGAGATCTGGAGGAACAGAGGAGGGTTCTTGAACAAGAAATTTGTGATCTCAAACTTCAACGTGAGCAAATTGAGCACCTGAAGACTGAGGAGGTGACCAGACTACAGCAGCACATCACAGCTTGTGAACAGGAATTGATAACACTAAAAGACATCAAGAAAGAAAACGATGATCTTCTACATCAGGCAGATGTCAAGGTGAAGGACCTTGAGATGAAGCTTGTGGCTGCTACCGCTCTGTTAGCTGATAAAGACCAACACATTTCCAAGCTCCAAGAAGAGGTCGATTTGTTTGCAGAACAAAGAAAATCAAGCAAAGATGAAATTCAGGCAAAACAAGACGCACTTGATAGATTATTAGAGGAGAAATTACACGAAGAAGAACTTCTTAACAATAAAATCCAAACCTTAACAGTGTCTATGGAGGACCTTAACGCGTCTCTGAAACGGGCTGAGCAGGAAACGCAACTTAAGCAGGATCTGCTGGCTAAAACCCAGCAAGAGACCGCTCAAGAAAGGAATATACTTCAGCAACAAATTTTAAGCTGTCAGGAGGATGTGCAGAGGCTACAAGGAGAGATTTTGGAAAGAAATGAGCAGCTGGTTTTGGTCAACAATGCCAACACGCAACATTCAGAATCTCTTCAGCAAGAGATCAGCAGCCTAAAAGTTCAAATAGAAAGTCTTAATGACGCTTTGAGAAAAGCGGAGGAACAAGTTCTGACCCAGCAGGGTTTGCTTACAAAGCTGCAGGAAGAAAGCCGTCACCGGGCAGAGCTTCTGCAGCAACAGCTGTCTGCTTCTGAAGAGGAGGTAAAGGCCTTAAAGGAGTCAATCCAGGCGAAGGAAGATCAGATGCTGCTCATGAAAACCGAGAGTTCAGAGGAGTCTAACCGTCTGCACCAAGAGGTAACAGACTTGAAGACTCGTGTTGAGTGTCTTAATTCCTCATTGAAGACAGCTGAAGAGAACTTCCAGTCTAAGGAAAACCAGTTTGCTGAACAGCACCAACAAAGCATTCATCAAATAGAAACCCTTCAAAGGCAGGTGGTTGCTTCTCAAGATGAGATAAAGAAGCTAGAAGCAGAGATTGATGCTAGAGAGGAGCAGATGGTTCAGCTGAAGACTGAGACCTCTACTAAATCTGTGTTACTGCAGCAGGAGATCCAAGCTCTAAATGAGCAGATAAAAAGCATCTCTGCTTCTCTGGAGACTGCTGAGAACCAAATTAAAGCCAGAGAAGAACTCTTGACCAAGCAAGAACAGGAAAGTGCTCAGCAGATCGAAGAACTAAGGAACCACAGAACCGTTCTTGAGGATGATCTGAATCAACTAAAGCAAGACATTAAATCTAAAGAGGACGAAGTCCAAACATTGAAAGCTGATCACTGCAAAGAGTCAGGGACTCTGAAAGATGAGATGCATACTCTAAAGAATCAAGTTCAATGTTTGAGCGACTCCCTGAAGTCTGCAACAGACCAAATGCTGGCTAAAGAAAACCTGCTGGCTCAGAAAGAGATGGAGATTTCTCAGGAGAAAGATTCACTTCAGAACATGAGGGCAGCTTTTGAAGAAGAAACAACAAGATTGAGGGAGGAGATCCAGGCTAAAGAGGAACAGATGAGTTTCTTAAAACATCAAAGTTCAGAGCAAACTGATTTATTCCATAATGAGATTAAAGATTTAAAGTCTCAGGTTGAATGTCTTAGTACCTCACTGAGGGCAGCTGAGGAGAAATTACAGTTCAAGGAAAATCAGTTTGTAGAGCAGCAACAACAGAGCATTCAGCAAATGGAGGCTGTCCGCATGCAGATGGCTGCGTCTGAAGACGAGGTGAAGAAGCTAAAGGCAGAGATTGATGCTAAAGAGGAGCAGTTAGTTCAGCTAAAGACTGAGACGTCTGGTACTTCTGGGTTACTGCAGCAGGAGATTGATGCTCTAAATGAGCAGATAAAAAGCATCTCTGCTTCTCTGGAGACTGCTGAGAACCACGTTAGAGCCAGAGAAGAACTCTTGGCCAAGCAAGAACAGGAAAGTGCTCAGCAGATCGAAGAACTAAGGAACCACAGAACCGTTCTTGACCATGAGGTGAATCAACTAAAGCAAGACATTAAATCTAAAGAGGATGAAGTCCAAACATTGAAAGCTGATCACGGCAAAGAGTCAGAGGCACTAAACGGTGAAATGCAAGCTCTAAAGAATCAAATTCAATGTTTGAATGAAACACTCAAGTCTGCAACAGACAAAGTGCTGGCTAAAGAAAACCTGCTGGCTCAGAAGGAGATGGAAATTTCCCAGCAGAGAGATTCTCTTCAGAACCTCGTGGCCTCTTCTGGAGAGGAGAAGCAAAGACTCAGAGAAGAGGTGCAGGCCAGAGATGAACAACTTATTCTATGGAAAAGTCAAAGTTCTGAACAGACCGAGGTTCTGCACCAAGAGATAAATGAATTAAAGTCTCAGGTTGAAGGTCTTAGTTCCTCTCTGAGGACAGCTAAGGAGAACTTGCAGTCCAAAGAAAATCAGCTTGCAGAAGAACAGCAACAGAGCACTCAGCACAAAGAGGCCCTTCAGAGACAAATGGCTGCGTCTGAAGATGAGGTGAAAAAGCTAAAAGCAGAGATTGACGCTAAAGAGGAGCAGATGGTTCAGCTAAAGACTGAGACGTCTACTAAATCTGGGTTACTGCAGCAGGAGATCGAAGCTCTAAATGAGCAGATAAAAAGCATCTCTGCTTCTCTGGAGACTGCTGAGAACCAAATTAAAGTCAGAGAAGAACTCTTGGCCAAGCAAGAACAGGAAAGTGCTCAGCAGATCGAAGAACTAAGGAAACACAGAACCGTTCTTGACCATGAGGTGAATCAACTAAAGCAAGACATCAAATCTAAAGAGGACGAAGTCCAAACATTGAAAGCTGATCACTGCAAGGAGTCAGAGACTCTGAAAGACGAGATGCAAACTCTGAAGAATCAAGTTCAATGTTTGAGCGACTCTCTGAAGTCTGCAACAGATCAGGTACTGGCTAAAGAAAACCTGCTGGCTCAGAAAGAGATGGAGATTTCTCAGGAGAAAGATTCACTTCAGAACATGAGGGCAGCTTTTGAAGAAGAAACAACAAGATTGAGAGAGGAGATCCAGGCTAAAGAGGAACAACTTATCAGCCTGAAAGAAGAGGGTTCCATACAGTCAGAAAGGCTAGAGCAAGAAATTAAAGGTTTACAAACACAGCTTGGTGATATGGCCAAATCAGTGGAAACAGCTGAGGAAAATCTTCAGACTCAGATGGAGGTGCTAAATAAACAGCAGCAGGACAGTGCTGGTCAGAAGGAGCTTCTCCAGGAGCGGCTGTCTGCTTCCCAGGAAGAAACCAGGAAGATGAGAAGCGAGATCCAATCTAAGGAAGAGCAGATGGAGCTGCTGAAGACTGAAAATGCAGAGCAGGTGAACTTGTTGCGTCAAGAAATCCAGAGTTTAAATAAGCAGGTGGAAACTCTCCGTTCCTCAATGAGGAGCGCAGAGGAAGAAGTCTGCTCCCGGGAAGATCTTTTGGCTAAGCAACGTCAAGAAAACGCGGAACAGAGTCTGGAGCTCCAGAGCTTACAGGAGAATGtccatcaattaaaaaaacagctggaacAACTACACTCACACGAAGAGGAGATCGAGAGGTTAAGAGAGTCCCAGGCTGAGAAGGGAAACGAGCTCCTTGAAGCTGAAAACAAGCTTCAGGTTCTGCAGACAGAGTTGTCAGAAGCCAAGATGCTCATCGCGGACAGAGACCAGCATCTAAACACGCTGAGACAGGAACTTGAGCTTCAAGTTAACTTGTTGCATAAAGCAAAAGGAGAAGCCGAGGCCAGGGAGGAAGTCATGGCTGAGATAAAAGAGGAGAACTCCAGGCAGAAGGTGGTTCTCCAAAATGAGATCAAGGGGCTCAAAGGAGAATTGGAAACAATTTCTCAAAAGCTTTGTGCTAAAGAGCAGACGTTGATTGAAACCCAGCAAGAGTCCGAGAAGCAGGTGAGCAatctccagcagcagcttttactGGTAAAGGCAGACCTTAACCATCAAAAAGAGGCTCTAATCGCAAGCCTAGGAACAAAGGACGCCATGCAGGACTTGCAGTTGACCACGTTGAAGGAAAAAGAGGCTCTTTTTCAAGAAAAAGAAGCGCTCATGTCCAAGCTGGTCCAAGCAGAGGTGGACCAAAAAGCTCTGGAGAACCAGATCAAAGCCATAATCCTGGAGAAAGACGGACTTGCACAAGCCAACCAGGCcatggagagagagagtaacGCCTCTCGTAAATTGGAGGCCGTGCTGCAGAAAGAGGTTCAAATTCTGAAAATGGAGAAAGAGCAACTTTTgaagcagagagaaaagatgGAGGACTTTGAGCTCGTCAAGAGAGAGCTGGAACAACAACTTGCAGCAAAAACCGAGGCTGTTGACCACTACAAGGCTCAGGTCAGTGCAGTGGCACTccttaaaatgctaaaattacATGTAAATTATGTTGTCGTTTGGTGTCTTACAAATGTGTCCGTCTCATCATCTCAATCCCACAGGTGGAGCGAGCTGTGAGCCACTACAACAGCAAGAAACAACTTCTCCAGAAAAGTGAGGAGGAAAACCTGGAGCTCAAACAGGCTTTAGAGCTTAAAGACAACGAATTCAAAGCTATTCTCACGGAACATAAGGTGCTCCAGCTTGACTTGGAGAAAATCCAGACCAATGAGAAAAGGCTCAAGGCTCAGGTGGCCAGTTTAGAGGCACAGGTTGGTACTGTACATtcagataaaataccaaaatattATCACATGGTGCTTTTGCATCAAGTATCTTGTGTTCTAACATTTATCATGATGTCTTTCTTTAGGTGGTCTATGCTGATCAAGTCCTTAGAGCACAAAATAAGATCCATGGTAATGGAGGTGGTGTGACGGACTCGGCTTATCCAGAGGGTCCCAGGACACACTCTCATGTTGGCGCTACAGTGCAGGTGAAGAGGTCCATGAGCTCTGACAGCCTGGATCAAAGTTCGCTGGACGATTCTCTGAACAGTACAAGGTAAGGCCTAAATAAGGAGTACTCGTTATCTCTGATTAGCCAAATCGCTCCTTGATTTAAAAATCTTgccccaacagttttttttttttgtcttgctgACTGAGCActcattcaaaaaataaactgtggCCATTTTTCTACCATTTAGTCTCTAGACAGCGCTACATTTATGTTGAACTGTACAGGTGGTTCTTACACTGGGTCTAAAATGCCAAACGAGCAATGAAAAGTGCTGTTTTTATGAATTTTACAAGCAAAAGTTACACATGTTCAAGGGTTCTAGATGTTAAAATCAAGGTGTACTAAATTAGCTCAGATGCTACAAAAGCATCACATTGTTTCATCCTGTGATACCTAAAGATGAGACTGAGACCAAGCTAGTATTTAAGAATTGCAGTAATActttagaaaacattttcacatttttgtccgTTTGAGTATAGACACTTGAATCTAGAAAGATTTCATTTTGTAAGGGACAATGTGAAGGAACCCTCTTACAGATTGTTCTGTTTAGTTCTTTAAAATATGTTGAgggtcattttttaaaatttactttttaatctttttatagATTCCTGCATAGATGTGGGTAAAAATACTTGAGTTAAAAGTGTACAACCAGCAAGAAGAAATATAATACCTGCCCCTCCAGTCTGTGCTGCTGTTCATTTGTGAATAACAAGGGATCAAATTCTATGACTgacacttctgttttttttttttgcttttgttttttttaaataatttccagGAAACTGTCTGCACCTGGTGAATCGAGCACACCGCTGGTTCGAAGCTCTGAACGTTTAGCAGCCAAACGTCGGGGCCTTCAGGCAGAGTCTCTGGAAACGCTCTACTTTACCCCAATTAACACCAGGCGGACTAAAAGGCAAGTTTAAAAGTCACTATATGGCATATTTTTATAGTTCTTTTAAACTCTTCATGAGAAAATAGGCATTTTCAGAGAATGCAATATACTGATTACACTTGAATGAGAAAcacttgatttatttttccctattaaaaaaatcctaatattgaataaatgttatctgctgaacaaaaaaaaagatttaaaatgcagcaaataaaacaaagtagacACAATTATTGTAGATCTGTATAGAGGTATTAGACATATGCCCTATTAAAAAGCGTACAGCTTCCTAACTTTatcactaaaatgttttctgttttgctttcagCCAATTCCCAGCAACAAAAGTGACTTTCTTTGAAAATACGTGTTGTATTTAGCCAGGTTTAATGAATGTGTGTcccctagttttttttttttttttttttttttgatgaaaacgtcactggatgtttttgcttttactgccattattaaaatgaaagtgAAGAGGCTTTCGTTTAAGAAGATATGCAGTTGTCAGTGAAAGCTCctcctaaacaaaacaaaaaaactacaaaatgtcCATCAGCACCATGAGGGCCAAATTTATACCATTCTTGAACTGCAGTTACAATTGTTGCTGGTATTTAATTTAAGCTTTGGTGACTCGCTTGGCTCGACACTACTGGTTTGaatctgtataaataaatagcgtaagaaaataaatggatttGTTTGTCGTTCCTAGGTCCAGTGACGAGTCTGACGTGGAGCTGAACTCGACCCATAAAAATCCAACTTCATCTATCAAACGACGCAGAACAACACAGGTCATAAACATCACCATGTCCAAGGTAGAGAGAACCTCTTTGCCCTTAGACATGCTTTCCTCCCTGAGATGCTGCTCTAGTTCTGAGTCTGTTGCGTGTTTTCCATCTCTAGAAAACGCCAGGCCACGGCGAGGCCGACGAGACCTTTTACAGCTTGCATTCAGCTCGCTCACAACCAAACCTCAACGGTGCTCACTTTGCACAACCCATGTCCATGGAGGTGTTTAATACACCGGCTGGAAAGGCCAGTGCTGCCAGCGATCAGCTGATTGGTCTTCCAGGCTACAGACGGAGCACTGTCCACACACACAGTAAGTTCATTTCTTGCTTTATTTAGAAAATCAGAACCATATAGTGTTGGACAGGCTGTAATTTTGGATGGTGTTCTTAAGCATGCATCTAACCAAGTCTCCGGTCTCTGCTCGCTTCCAGCTGCTAGTACCTTCTGTGTGGGAGCAGAGAACGAGCCTGATGGTGGACCTGAGGACTGGCTGAGGATCGCAGAGCTGCAGGCCAGGAACAAGGCCTGCCTCCCGCATCTGAAGAGCAGCTACCCTGTGGAGTCAGAGGTGAGGAAAAAAGCAAATGATCCGCCTGCAGCAGCCTTTGAGATGGTTGGAGAAGTAAACTACATGTCTGTAGCGAGTAGTTTTCTCCTAAGATTCCTCTTGGTTTATCCCTGTAGACTGGCCAGGGCAGTGCATTAACTTTCACAGACGAAGAGCTCCGCACTGGAGATCCCTCTGATACAATCAGGCGGGCGTCCATGATGCCGGGCCAACTGCAGGACTCCCTGGTCTCCCATCGCCACTCCCTCATGGCGGCTCAGACGGGTGTTGCTACTCGTTCCCATCGTCTGTCCTTGATGCCCGGCCAGCTGCCTGCAAGACCAGCCCTCTCCTCTCAGCTGAAAAGCCCAAAGGGCTCCAAGCACTCTTCATCCAGCTTGTCTGTTCACCAGACTTCTGTTGAGGTGGGTGTAGAATGCATGTTATTAAAATTTACATTACTTGGTGATCTAGCTCAGTGCTGTTTAAAGTCAGTCTTCAAGGGCTGCTATCAGCCTAGTTTTAGATTCCCTGGTCTCAACACGAATCAAATAAATGGGTCATTAGCAGACTCCCTCGGGACCTGAATCTGCTGTTGGTGGCAGGAACACGCCTAAAACAAACAGGGCTGTGGCTTAATCTGATCTAGCTTGTCTGAAGTGCAAAAAGAAACTACAAAAATGCGCCCTTCTGAAACAGAAGCAAGAAGAATAACCGggtaataaaaacaagttaaaatgtttttgcaatCAAAGTTCAAGATTGTTGTAAACCTGCTAGATAATTATAGAAAATGACCGATTTAGTGAAAATGAACAACACTGTAGCTTAATAAATTTTAGAcatagacagctttatttgtc from Fundulus heteroclitus isolate FHET01 chromosome 18, MU-UCD_Fhet_4.1, whole genome shotgun sequence encodes the following:
- the numa1 gene encoding nuclear mitotic apparatus protein 1 isoform X3, whose amino-acid sequence is MTNLGVKALLSWVNSIKLSNRVERIDDLQDGAVLVELISVLKKEPVPSLSSSSEDWFGLIEEFLARECRFNPTKGTPISWDSIRRGNNLTVEIAKVLVLLVYYDMMNERCTLNTLDCEAEHELAKLTLSFVMESEGCVYLNKRLEPYLAKKYLSVSREVFDQTATTSTSSVSSPSTHSDDDSPVFLRTQKVSFVDLETVASSSVSKSPLVEVMNTPKFQMRKMQRQILKEREYRDGLEKELANTLTLMAQKESHISQLQYRLDKLKTAQGDQEETITEQIRELEAKNDSLQMRLNELLKENKDLKNTSVDMERKVDELTGENGELTFQMRAVCSKLAIFEAENGQLTQAQASAEEEWRNKTSHLQSELNQATTQKELLSEQIQILHGKISCLEEELRKATKEEFGENMGPVMEREMLETEIESLRDELQSTICSLKQAEEQIQTLTHKLAECEEEIAQYKELLKQQKSQTEEVIQAKDELLDKMRRDLEEQRRVLEQEICDLKLQREQIEHLKTEEVTRLQQHITACEQELITLKDIKKENDDLLHQADVKVKDLEMKLVAATALLADKDQHISKLQEEVDLFAEQRKSSKDEIQAKQDALDRLLEEKLHEEELLNNKIQTLTVSMEDLNASLKRAEQETQLKQDLLAKTQQETAQERNILQQQILSCQEDVQRLQGEILERNEQLVLVNNANTQHSESLQQEISSLKVQIESLNDALRKAEEQVLTQQGLLTKLQEESRHRAELLQQQLSASEEEVKALKESIQAKEDQMLLMKTESSEESNRLHQEVTDLKTRVECLNSSLKTAEENFQSKENQFAEQHQQSIHQIETLQRQVVASQDEIKKLEAEIDAREEQMVQLKTETSTKSVLLQQEIQALNEQIKSISASLETAENQIKAREELLTKQEQESAQQIEELRNHRTVLEDDLNQLKQDIKSKEDEVQTLKADHCKESGTLKDEMHTLKNQVQCLSDSLKSATDQMLAKENLLAQKEMEISQEKDSLQNMRAAFEEETTRLREEIQAKEEQMSFLKHQSSEQTDLFHNEIKDLKSQVECLSTSLRAAEEKLQFKENQFVEQQQQSIQQMEAVRMQMAASEDEVKKLKAEIDAKEEQLVQLKTETSGTSGLLQQEIDALNEQIKSISASLETAENHVRAREELLAKQEQESAQQIEELRNHRTVLDHEVNQLKQDIKSKEDEVQTLKADHGKESEALNGEMQALKNQIQCLNETLKSATDKVLAKENLLAQKEMEISQQRDSLQNLVASSGEEKQRLREEVQARDEQLILWKSQSSEQTEVLHQEINELKSQVEGLSSSLRTAKENLQSKENQLAEEQQQSTQHKEALQRQMAASEDEVKKLKAEIDAKEEQMVQLKTETSTKSGLLQQEIEALNEQIKSISASLETAENQIKVREELLAKQEQESAQQIEELRKHRTVLDHEVNQLKQDIKSKEDEVQTLKADHCKESETLKDEMQTLKNQVQCLSDSLKSATDQVLAKENLLAQKEMEISQEKDSLQNMRAAFEEETTRLREEIQAKEEQLISLKEEGSIQSERLEQEIKGLQTQLGDMAKSVETAEENLQTQMEVLNKQQQDSAGQKELLQERLSASQEETRKMRSEIQSKEEQMELLKTENAEQVNLLRQEIQSLNKQVETLRSSMRSAEEEVCSREDLLAKQRQENAEQSLELQSLQENVHQLKKQLEQLHSHEEEIERLRESQAEKGNELLEAENKLQVLQTELSEAKMLIADRDQHLNTLRQELELQVNLLHKAKGEAEAREEVMAEIKEENSRQKVVLQNEIKGLKGELETISQKLCAKEQTLIETQQESEKQVSNLQQQLLLVKADLNHQKEALIASLGTKDAMQDLQLTTLKEKEALFQEKEALMSKLVQAEVDQKALENQIKAIILEKDGLAQANQAMERESNASRKLEAVLQKEVQILKMEKEQLLKQREKMEDFELVKRELEQQLAAKTEAVDHYKAQVERAVSHYNSKKQLLQKSEEENLELKQALELKDNEFKAILTEHKVLQLDLEKIQTNEKRLKAQVASLEAQVVYADQVLRAQNKIHGNGGGVTDSAYPEGPRTHSHVGATVQVKRSMSSDSLDQSSLDDSLNSTRKLSAPGESSTPLVRSSERLAAKRRGLQAESLETLYFTPINTRRTKRSSDESDVELNSTHKNPTSSIKRRRTTQVINITMSKKTPGHGEADETFYSLHSARSQPNLNGAHFAQPMSMEVFNTPAGKASAASDQLIGLPGYRRSTVHTHTASTFCVGAENEPDGGPEDWLRIAELQARNKACLPHLKSSYPVESETGQGSALTFTDEELRTGDPSDTIRRASMMPGQLQDSLVSHRHSLMAAQTGVATRSHRLSLMPGQLPARPALSSQLKSPKGSKHSSSSLSVHQTSVEKKTRASCFPRPLTPKNKNVSSGPSSTYLQPALSPAGRRESMMFTIENTPKSNNYLKKGLNKLRNSTRKSPGKALKKSPSQKNARKGQENSPSVNSRATVGRAAKAGSFKSPQVVANGQRGSKTTSRSAKSPGLTASARKVMRRMKV